A single window of Methanothermobacter marburgensis str. Marburg DNA harbors:
- the eif1A gene encoding translation initiation factor eIF-1A — translation MSRGHQTQEVRRVRTPRKGEIPGVVEQIMGHGKLKVRCADGHIRLGRIPGKMKKRIWIREGDVVLVKPWEFQSEEKADIVWRYTRTESNWLERKGYLKL, via the coding sequence TTGAGTAGAGGACATCAGACACAGGAAGTTAGGCGTGTGAGGACGCCCAGGAAGGGCGAGATACCTGGAGTTGTTGAGCAGATAATGGGGCACGGGAAGCTCAAGGTGAGGTGTGCCGATGGCCATATAAGGCTCGGCAGGATCCCGGGCAAGATGAAGAAGAGGATATGGATCCGTGAGGGTGACGTTGTACTTGTAAAGCCATGGGAGTTCCAGAGCGAGGAGAAGGCCGATATAGTGTGGAGGTACACCCGTACAGAGTCCAACTGGCTTGAGAGGAAGGGCTACCTCAAACTCTGA
- a CDS encoding DNA topoisomerase IV subunit A: MNRREIAINKLKGLGDVILDDVSRGRIPRIKVPSRGTSNIIYDEEKRHYILGDRYGTRSMGNVKQIKKIGQMLYTANFCKDLVAREKTATLRELYYISEGWEVDFADQQESNIVGEDLEVTLGMTREELGLMPEEDGASVYGALTVREGDIEINALRSGKSGYNISPTIDEVEFVDHDVERVIAVETMGMFHRLVQEKAYKKFDALIVGLKGQAARATRRFIKRVNEELDLPVYICNDGDPWGFHIAMVIISGSAKLAHVNHQLATPDAKFLGVTASDIINYDLPTDPLKDIDVVRLKELLNDPRYRDEFWKTEIKKMLKIGKKAEQQSFSKYGLEYVVDTYLPEKLEAVENQ, encoded by the coding sequence ATGAATAGAAGAGAAATAGCCATTAACAAACTTAAAGGTCTTGGAGACGTCATACTCGACGATGTGAGCCGTGGGAGGATCCCCAGGATAAAGGTTCCATCAAGGGGTACATCCAACATAATCTATGATGAAGAGAAGAGGCACTACATCCTGGGTGACCGCTACGGTACACGTTCAATGGGTAATGTGAAGCAGATAAAGAAGATAGGTCAGATGCTATACACCGCAAACTTCTGCAAGGACCTCGTGGCAAGGGAGAAAACCGCCACCCTCAGGGAGCTCTACTACATCTCAGAGGGCTGGGAGGTGGACTTTGCAGACCAGCAGGAATCCAACATCGTTGGAGAGGACCTTGAGGTTACCCTGGGAATGACCAGGGAGGAGCTGGGTCTCATGCCAGAGGAAGACGGCGCATCTGTCTATGGTGCCCTGACGGTCCGTGAGGGTGACATAGAGATAAACGCCCTCAGATCTGGCAAATCAGGTTATAACATATCACCCACCATAGATGAGGTTGAATTCGTAGATCACGATGTTGAACGTGTCATTGCGGTAGAGACAATGGGTATGTTCCACCGTCTCGTGCAGGAGAAGGCCTACAAGAAGTTCGACGCCCTCATCGTTGGGCTTAAGGGTCAGGCCGCAAGGGCAACCAGGAGGTTCATAAAGAGGGTCAACGAGGAACTGGACCTTCCAGTGTACATCTGTAACGACGGAGACCCATGGGGATTCCACATCGCCATGGTCATAATCTCAGGGAGTGCGAAGCTCGCCCATGTGAACCACCAGCTTGCAACCCCGGATGCAAAGTTCCTGGGGGTTACGGCAAGTGACATAATAAACTATGACCTCCCCACAGATCCCCTCAAGGACATCGATGTGGTGAGGCTCAAGGAACTCCTGAACGATCCAAGGTACAGGGATGAGTTCTGGAAGACCGAAATAAAGAAGATGCTGAAGATCGGTAAGAAGGCAGAACAGCAGTCCTTCTCGAAATATGGTCTTGAGTACGTGGTTGACACGTATCTTCCAGAGAAGCTTGAAGCCGTGGAGAACCAGTAA
- a CDS encoding molybdenum cofactor synthesis domain-containing protein, with translation MGVEFLDIIDLDDARGIMADLFRELYSRCSETVNIDDAVGRVLAEDVESPIDLPPFDRASRDGYAVVASDTFGAGDEKPVRLRCIETVEAGSLPSRRVESGSCTRISTGAPVPEGADAVVMVEYTEVSGEDVYIHRPAYPSQHIAAAGSDIGAGSVLVGGGKVLSPDKIAALSAAGVTSVRVVSRPSVHVISTGNELIEPSGRLEPAKIFDSNSLGISAALRDAGCSVSRGGIVRDDYDELRRGLIEGLGKADLVITSGGTSAGAGDVLADVLEDLGEVVIHGISMKPGKPTIVGVVDGKMVVGLPGFPVAALLVFRSLVEPFLRELSGIKAPEGSVKTLKLAERFHSSRGRVQYALVRVDGQYARPIFKDSGAIAALAGADGYIEVPKNVEILNEGEEVEVVLFENR, from the coding sequence ATGGGAGTTGAATTTCTTGATATAATCGATCTGGACGATGCAAGGGGGATAATGGCTGATCTCTTCAGGGAACTTTACAGTAGATGTTCCGAAACCGTTAACATTGATGATGCAGTTGGGAGGGTACTTGCAGAGGATGTTGAAAGCCCCATCGACCTGCCACCATTTGACAGGGCATCCCGGGATGGGTATGCGGTGGTGGCCTCAGATACCTTCGGGGCAGGCGATGAGAAACCGGTGAGGCTCAGGTGTATCGAGACGGTTGAGGCAGGCTCTTTGCCATCAAGGAGGGTTGAAAGCGGTTCATGCACCAGGATAAGTACGGGGGCGCCTGTACCTGAGGGTGCCGATGCAGTTGTCATGGTTGAGTACACTGAGGTTAGTGGTGAGGATGTCTACATCCATAGGCCGGCATACCCCTCGCAGCATATCGCGGCGGCTGGATCTGATATTGGGGCGGGCAGTGTACTTGTTGGGGGCGGGAAGGTACTCTCACCCGACAAGATCGCAGCGCTTTCAGCTGCAGGGGTCACCTCGGTGAGGGTTGTATCGAGACCATCAGTACATGTCATATCAACGGGTAATGAGCTCATTGAGCCCTCAGGGAGACTTGAACCTGCAAAGATATTTGATTCAAATTCTCTGGGAATATCTGCGGCCCTCAGGGATGCCGGCTGCAGTGTCAGCCGTGGGGGTATAGTGAGGGATGATTACGATGAACTCAGGAGGGGCCTCATTGAGGGGCTGGGTAAAGCGGACCTCGTTATAACCTCAGGTGGCACCTCTGCGGGGGCGGGCGATGTCCTGGCGGATGTGCTTGAGGATCTTGGTGAGGTGGTCATTCACGGCATCTCCATGAAGCCGGGTAAGCCCACCATAGTGGGGGTGGTTGATGGTAAGATGGTGGTGGGGCTCCCAGGTTTCCCGGTTGCAGCCCTTCTGGTTTTCAGGTCACTCGTAGAACCATTCCTCAGGGAACTCTCGGGAATAAAAGCCCCTGAGGGTTCTGTGAAGACACTTAAACTTGCCGAGAGATTCCACTCATCAAGGGGCAGGGTCCAGTATGCACTTGTGAGGGTTGATGGCCAGTATGCAAGGCCCATATTCAAGGATTCTGGTGCAATAGCAGCCCTTGCAGGGGCCGATGGATACATTGAGGTGCCAAAGAACGTTGAAATACTCAATGAAGGAGAGGAGGTTGAGGTTGTCCTCTTTGAGAATCGGTGA
- a CDS encoding serine protein kinase RIO: MDPEETGQAPELRALKSGAVDRVDSDLGRMEAVKRLKGVEDRRVGSEVFDELTLKTLYKLANSGYLAVLNGAVSTGKEANVFKGITDNDEFVAVKIYRVATSDFKKMQYYIQGDPRFRVRTTNRRQLVQAWVNKEFRNLKRALEAGVRVPEPVVARDNILIMEFIGDDGEPAPTMREVPPDDPERALELIVEYMHRLYTGARLVHGDLSFFNILNHSGEPVIIDVSQAMVLDHPLAMELLERDIKNVVRDFKRLGVNVSEDDIRKKIKKEAEPPAKTNTHEKN, from the coding sequence ATGGATCCTGAAGAAACAGGGCAGGCCCCTGAACTCAGGGCGCTTAAATCAGGGGCTGTGGATAGGGTAGACTCTGATCTTGGACGGATGGAGGCCGTCAAGAGGTTGAAGGGTGTTGAGGACCGAAGGGTGGGAAGTGAGGTCTTTGATGAGCTTACCCTCAAAACACTCTACAAGCTTGCCAACTCAGGTTACCTTGCGGTGCTCAATGGTGCTGTGAGCACAGGTAAGGAGGCGAATGTCTTCAAGGGTATAACCGATAACGACGAATTTGTTGCTGTCAAGATCTACCGTGTCGCCACATCTGACTTCAAGAAGATGCAGTACTACATACAGGGCGACCCGAGATTCAGGGTGAGGACAACCAACAGACGCCAGCTTGTCCAGGCCTGGGTTAACAAGGAGTTCAGGAATCTGAAAAGGGCCCTTGAAGCGGGTGTCCGTGTGCCAGAACCCGTGGTTGCAAGGGACAACATCCTCATAATGGAGTTCATCGGGGATGACGGTGAACCGGCTCCCACCATGAGGGAGGTTCCGCCTGATGACCCTGAGAGGGCCCTTGAGTTGATAGTTGAGTACATGCACCGCCTTTACACTGGTGCAAGGCTTGTACATGGGGATCTATCCTTCTTCAACATACTGAACCATTCAGGAGAACCAGTTATAATCGACGTATCCCAGGCAATGGTCCTTGACCACCCACTGGCCATGGAACTCCTTGAAAGGGATATAAAGAACGTGGTCCGTGACTTTAAAAGGCTGGGGGTCAATGTAAGTGAGGATGATATAAGGAAAAAAATTAAAAAAGAAGCGGAGCCCCCTGCAAAAACCAACACCCATGAAAAGAATTAA
- the top6B gene encoding DNA topoisomerase VI subunit B has product MARQALDLFDEGFQELTPSEFFRKNKQMLGFTGKIRSLTIVFHELITNSFDAAEEAGILPEIKIDLKRIGKDHYILRHQDNGPGIPEKYIPKVFCTMFAGSKFRNIQSRGQQGLGCSGCVLLSQMTTGKPIKVISGTRENGELKGVKMTLKMDVKKNQGLILEKEEVEVEDTGVCIELHFKDVSYSLSEQGAYEYIRRTMIANPHAKIIFNDPTGNRYVFNRASDVIPPMPKEVLPHPWGVTADDLIFMAKHTDKRRFRSMLTSNLSRMSSKKIKELEELTGIDLNKRPKDMKWEEAESIVEAFKKMKFMSPPTSGLIPIGEEQIEKGMREILQPEFTATVTRKPKTYRGGIAFVVEAGIAYGGNSGRMVGDQRKAEIMRFANRVPLTFDAGSCAITEGVKSLDWRRYGIRDLENTPLTIFVNIVSTNVPYLSTGKQSVAPEPEILHEIRQATMIAARKLYKYLRKKKAAKEEAERAKVFETYVPVIIKQAALLAEREAPDYRELLDTVTRRAKLEILGESLDE; this is encoded by the coding sequence TTGGCTAGGCAAGCTTTGGATCTCTTTGACGAAGGATTCCAGGAACTCACCCCCTCAGAATTCTTCAGAAAAAACAAGCAGATGCTGGGTTTTACAGGAAAAATAAGGTCACTGACGATAGTTTTTCATGAACTCATAACAAACAGTTTTGACGCCGCAGAGGAGGCGGGCATACTCCCTGAGATCAAAATAGATCTCAAGAGAATTGGTAAGGACCACTACATCCTCAGACACCAGGACAACGGCCCAGGGATACCTGAAAAGTACATTCCAAAGGTATTCTGTACCATGTTCGCCGGGTCCAAATTCAGGAACATCCAGTCCAGGGGGCAGCAGGGACTTGGATGCAGTGGTTGCGTGCTATTATCACAGATGACCACAGGTAAGCCCATAAAGGTCATCTCAGGGACCAGGGAAAACGGAGAACTCAAGGGGGTCAAGATGACCCTCAAGATGGACGTTAAGAAGAACCAGGGCCTCATACTCGAAAAGGAGGAGGTGGAGGTTGAGGACACAGGTGTCTGCATAGAACTCCACTTCAAGGACGTCTCCTACTCACTATCAGAGCAGGGGGCCTACGAGTACATAAGGAGGACAATGATAGCCAACCCCCATGCAAAGATAATATTCAATGACCCCACAGGGAACCGCTACGTCTTCAACAGGGCATCAGACGTCATCCCACCAATGCCAAAGGAGGTCCTCCCCCACCCATGGGGCGTCACAGCCGATGACCTCATATTCATGGCAAAGCACACCGACAAGAGACGCTTCAGGAGCATGCTTACAAGCAACCTCTCAAGGATGTCCTCCAAGAAGATAAAGGAACTCGAGGAACTCACAGGCATAGACCTCAACAAGCGCCCCAAGGATATGAAGTGGGAGGAGGCCGAAAGCATAGTTGAGGCCTTCAAGAAGATGAAGTTCATGTCACCACCAACCTCAGGCCTCATACCCATCGGGGAGGAGCAGATTGAGAAGGGTATGAGGGAGATACTCCAGCCAGAGTTCACCGCCACCGTGACAAGGAAACCCAAAACCTACCGTGGGGGTATAGCCTTTGTGGTTGAGGCCGGTATAGCCTACGGTGGAAACTCCGGTAGAATGGTTGGTGACCAGAGGAAGGCCGAGATAATGAGGTTCGCCAACAGGGTCCCCCTCACCTTTGACGCAGGTAGCTGCGCAATAACCGAGGGTGTTAAGAGCCTTGACTGGAGGCGCTACGGCATAAGGGACCTTGAAAATACGCCACTCACCATATTCGTGAATATCGTATCAACCAACGTCCCCTACCTCTCAACAGGTAAGCAGAGCGTGGCACCTGAACCTGAAATACTCCATGAGATCAGGCAGGCCACCATGATAGCTGCAAGAAAACTCTACAAGTACCTCAGGAAGAAGAAGGCCGCCAAGGAGGAGGCTGAGAGGGCCAAAGTATTTGAAACATACGTTCCGGTGATCATAAAGCAGGCGGCTCTCCTGGCAGAGAGGGAGGCACCTGATTACAGGGAACTCCTGGACACAGTTACAAGAAGGGCAAAACTTGAAATTCTGGGGGAATCACTAGATGAATAG
- a CDS encoding calcium-transporting P-type ATPase, PMR1-type — protein MKWARMSVKEVLKELKTSENGLNSDEAARRLETYGKNELVEEKKAGPLRMFLAQFMDILIILLILAAVASYFVGDVLDSAVILFVVVVNATVGFIQEYRAEQAMEKLKGLVSTEATVIRDGMTQKIPASELTIGDILIIEEGDNVPADIRLIEAYDLRIDESTLTGESIPVQKTHENPEDERDVIAFMDSDVVSGRGKGAVIAVGMDTSIGRIAEMIQEDEGKTPLQEKISSLGKSLGLIAVVVCAMVFAIQFLRGLPLVDTFMTAVSLAVASVPEGLPAILTLTLALGMQRMARSNAIVRRLLAVETLGSCSVICTDKTGTLTHNRMTVRESELTSPEMALLVSALCNNATISDGKVIGDPTDAAILSFADENGHSRKELEEKYPRLMEIPLDSKRKRMTTINQLGDGRYLLIKGAPEIILSRCSYVDYNGSLRAMDDDELGKWMSRLNDMTSRALRVLALAYRKLPDGDEEERDLVFAGLVGMMDPPRKEAADAIETCRKAGIKVVMITGDHRDTAVAIARELGLMDDGLALTGRELDELSDDEFEDMVEDVRVYARVFPEQKVRIVEALQRRDHVVAMTGDGVNDSPALKKAAIGVAMGSGTDVARESSDMVLQDDNFATIVKAVREGRTIFDNIRRFVKFQLSTNVGAILTIVSASLINLPVPFNPIQILWINIIMDGPPAQSLGVEPPESDIMLRKPEREDIMPRRNLLRIVIAGAVMAAGTLGLYIYMLSSGNSVERAMTVAFTVFVMFQIFNVFNCKSRTGFSNRTLLVAVAASLLLQILVVYLAPLEGVFRTVPLTVTDWVLIVAVASLILIAEALMRFADGRE, from the coding sequence ATGAAATGGGCCAGGATGAGTGTAAAGGAAGTCTTGAAGGAACTTAAAACGTCAGAAAATGGTTTAAATTCAGATGAAGCAGCCAGAAGACTTGAAACTTATGGTAAAAACGAACTGGTTGAGGAGAAAAAGGCAGGTCCCCTCAGAATGTTCCTTGCCCAGTTCATGGATATACTCATCATACTACTCATACTTGCGGCTGTGGCATCCTACTTTGTGGGTGATGTGCTTGATTCTGCAGTCATACTCTTCGTGGTGGTTGTGAATGCCACAGTTGGCTTCATACAGGAGTACAGGGCCGAGCAAGCAATGGAGAAACTCAAGGGCCTGGTATCAACTGAGGCCACGGTTATAAGGGATGGTATGACTCAGAAAATACCTGCCTCTGAGCTCACAATAGGGGATATTTTAATCATAGAGGAGGGGGACAATGTACCTGCAGATATCAGACTCATAGAAGCCTATGACCTCCGCATAGACGAATCCACCCTCACAGGAGAATCCATACCCGTTCAGAAGACACATGAGAACCCTGAGGATGAAAGGGATGTTATCGCATTCATGGACTCTGACGTTGTATCAGGTCGCGGTAAGGGTGCCGTAATAGCAGTGGGTATGGATACATCAATAGGCAGGATAGCCGAGATGATACAGGAGGATGAGGGTAAGACACCTCTGCAGGAGAAGATATCCTCCCTTGGAAAAAGCCTTGGGCTCATAGCGGTGGTTGTATGTGCCATGGTATTCGCCATACAGTTCCTCCGCGGACTTCCACTGGTTGACACCTTCATGACCGCTGTTTCACTTGCAGTTGCCTCTGTACCCGAGGGCCTTCCCGCCATACTGACACTGACCCTTGCACTGGGTATGCAGCGGATGGCCCGGAGCAATGCCATTGTAAGGAGGCTCCTTGCAGTTGAAACCCTGGGTTCATGTTCGGTTATCTGCACCGACAAGACAGGTACACTCACCCATAACCGGATGACCGTGAGGGAATCAGAGCTCACCTCACCAGAGATGGCACTCCTTGTATCAGCACTCTGCAACAACGCCACAATATCAGATGGCAAAGTCATAGGGGACCCAACCGATGCCGCCATACTGAGCTTCGCTGATGAAAATGGACACAGCAGAAAGGAGCTTGAGGAGAAATACCCCCGTCTCATGGAAATACCCCTCGACAGTAAAAGGAAGAGGATGACCACCATAAACCAGCTGGGTGACGGGCGATACCTCCTCATCAAGGGGGCCCCTGAGATAATACTCAGTAGATGCAGTTACGTGGATTATAACGGCTCCCTGAGGGCAATGGATGATGATGAACTGGGCAAATGGATGTCCAGGCTCAACGATATGACATCAAGGGCCCTCCGTGTTCTGGCCCTTGCATACCGGAAACTGCCTGATGGCGATGAGGAGGAGAGGGACCTTGTGTTCGCTGGCCTCGTCGGTATGATGGACCCTCCACGAAAGGAGGCTGCCGATGCCATAGAGACCTGCAGGAAGGCAGGTATAAAGGTTGTTATGATCACAGGCGACCACAGGGACACCGCGGTTGCCATAGCACGCGAACTGGGACTCATGGATGATGGTCTGGCCCTCACAGGAAGGGAACTCGATGAACTCTCTGATGACGAATTCGAGGATATGGTGGAGGACGTGAGGGTCTATGCCCGTGTCTTCCCTGAACAGAAGGTCAGAATAGTTGAGGCCCTCCAGAGGAGGGACCACGTGGTTGCCATGACCGGTGATGGTGTAAACGACTCCCCCGCCCTCAAAAAGGCCGCCATAGGTGTAGCAATGGGCAGCGGGACGGACGTTGCAAGGGAATCATCTGACATGGTGCTCCAGGATGATAACTTCGCAACGATTGTTAAAGCTGTGAGGGAGGGGCGGACCATCTTCGATAACATAAGGCGCTTCGTTAAGTTCCAGCTTTCAACAAATGTCGGGGCCATCCTCACAATCGTATCGGCCTCACTCATCAACCTTCCTGTACCATTCAATCCGATACAGATACTCTGGATAAACATAATAATGGACGGTCCCCCTGCACAGTCCCTTGGTGTTGAGCCCCCTGAATCCGATATAATGCTCAGAAAACCCGAGAGGGAGGATATAATGCCAAGAAGGAACCTGCTGCGTATAGTAATTGCAGGTGCTGTCATGGCAGCAGGGACGCTGGGGCTCTACATCTACATGCTCTCCTCAGGGAACAGTGTTGAGCGGGCGATGACAGTTGCATTCACGGTCTTTGTGATGTTCCAGATATTCAACGTATTCAACTGCAAGTCAAGGACCGGATTTTCCAACAGGACCCTCCTTGTTGCTGTTGCAGCCTCACTCCTGCTGCAGATACTGGTGGTCTACCTTGCACCCCTTGAGGGTGTATTCAGGACCGTCCCCCTCACGGTTACAGACTGGGTCCTCATAGTCGCAGTGGCTTCCCTCATACTGATTGCAGAGGCCCTCATGAGGTTTGCTGACGGGCGGGAATGA
- a CDS encoding UPF0146 family protein gives MWKDLALYIIRSSQPSDRVVEVGAGRFLYVSDYIMKHSKVDLVLTDIKPSRGDIIYDDITSPDMDIYRDAATIYSIRPPSELHNPLMMVADATGARLIIKPLTGENMATEKPMKLVNYRKTFFYEYSP, from the coding sequence ATGTGGAAAGATCTTGCACTTTACATAATCAGGAGCTCGCAGCCATCCGACCGTGTTGTTGAGGTTGGTGCCGGTAGATTCCTGTATGTTTCAGATTATATCATGAAACATTCAAAAGTTGATTTGGTTCTAACAGATATTAAACCTTCCCGTGGGGACATAATTTACGATGACATCACATCACCGGATATGGATATCTACAGGGATGCCGCCACAATATACTCCATAAGACCCCCATCTGAACTCCACAACCCCCTTATGATGGTAGCGGACGCAACTGGTGCCCGGCTGATCATAAAACCACTCACTGGGGAAAATATGGCCACAGAAAAACCCATGAAACTTGTAAATTACAGAAAAACCTTTTTCTACGAGTACAGTCCATAA
- a CDS encoding KH domain-containing protein translates to MPTEEYLKIPRERVGVLIGKNGEVKAQIERLTQTDLEIDSETGAVTLIPHDELDDPLSPWKARNIVRAIGRGFNPEVALRLLDDDVALDIIKITDYVGKSKKAIARQKGRVIGRGGITRRIIHDMTGVDISVYGKTVALIGEFEKLSVAREAVEMILNGARHKSVYAFLEKKKQEMKMKEFEEGVKFM, encoded by the coding sequence ATGCCCACCGAGGAATATCTCAAAATACCCCGAGAAAGGGTTGGAGTTCTGATAGGTAAGAATGGTGAGGTCAAGGCACAGATTGAGCGTCTAACGCAGACAGACCTTGAAATTGACAGCGAAACCGGTGCAGTTACACTCATACCCCATGATGAACTCGACGACCCCCTGTCACCATGGAAGGCAAGGAACATAGTCAGGGCCATAGGACGTGGCTTCAACCCGGAGGTTGCCCTCCGGCTCCTGGATGACGATGTTGCCCTTGACATCATCAAGATAACCGACTATGTCGGTAAATCCAAAAAGGCCATAGCAAGGCAGAAGGGCCGTGTAATAGGTAGGGGCGGTATAACCAGACGCATAATCCATGATATGACCGGTGTGGATATATCGGTCTATGGAAAAACCGTTGCACTGATAGGTGAATTTGAAAAACTCTCAGTTGCAAGGGAAGCCGTTGAAATGATACTTAATGGCGCCAGACACAAGTCTGTGTACGCATTTCTTGAAAAGAAGAAACAGGAAATGAAAATGAAGGAGTTTGAGGAAGGCGTTAAATTCATGTAA
- the cobK gene encoding precorrin-6A reductase, whose protein sequence is MNVIVMAGTRDARRIIEELSRDPRIDITATATTEYGAELAESSGALRTVRGPLDRSGLGELIDEIGAELLIDATHPFATRATENALLACHDTGITYLRFERPLLDVEGAIRVESFREAGEVASSLLREGEVAMHLAGVSTLPEVLESLDPERVAVRVLPQTSSIEACHRLGVPPEQIIAMQGTFSPEMNRVLMKEYRAGAVITKDSGETGGLREKVATASELGIPIILVERPRVDLKGEKVFHDINELVEYVTEILNKKETDNCF, encoded by the coding sequence ATGAATGTTATTGTGATGGCAGGAACCAGGGATGCCCGGAGGATCATAGAAGAACTCTCAAGGGATCCAAGAATTGATATAACTGCCACTGCAACCACCGAATACGGTGCTGAGCTTGCTGAAAGTTCAGGGGCATTAAGAACAGTCAGAGGGCCCCTTGACAGGTCCGGACTGGGCGAACTGATAGATGAAATCGGTGCAGAACTCCTCATAGACGCCACCCACCCCTTCGCCACAAGGGCCACTGAAAATGCACTCCTGGCATGCCATGATACAGGCATAACCTACCTGAGGTTCGAAAGACCACTGCTGGATGTTGAGGGGGCCATAAGGGTTGAATCATTCAGGGAGGCCGGGGAGGTGGCCTCATCACTCCTCAGGGAGGGTGAGGTGGCGATGCACCTTGCAGGGGTCTCAACACTACCTGAGGTTCTTGAGTCACTGGATCCAGAGAGGGTTGCCGTCCGGGTCCTGCCACAGACCTCATCAATTGAGGCATGCCACAGGCTCGGAGTGCCCCCCGAACAGATCATCGCAATGCAGGGCACATTCTCCCCAGAGATGAACAGGGTGCTCATGAAGGAATACCGTGCAGGTGCGGTTATCACCAAGGATAGTGGTGAGACAGGAGGTCTCCGTGAGAAGGTTGCCACTGCATCAGAGCTTGGAATACCCATCATCCTCGTTGAGAGGCCAAGGGTTGACCTGAAAGGCGAGAAGGTATTCCATGACATTAATGAACTTGTGGAATATGTCACAGAGATCCTGAATAAAAAAGAAACTGATAACTGCTTTTAA